The Helicobacter sp. 11S03491-1 DNA segment ATTCTATATCAATCATTTCATCTTTATGCGATTTTAGATATTTATCCAAGACTTGATAGCCCCCGATTTTATATTCCCATACCTCAGGTAAAACATTAGTGAAATACAAACTTCTATTGATGAAAATCTTCTTAGATTTCGCATTATAAATATTTTTTGGCAGTTCAATTATGTTATTTTTATCTTTAATATCTTCATAAAAAGACTTACCTACTTCTTCCGGCAATAGTTCCAAAATTCTTCTCCTTTCTAAGTTTGATGTCAAGTATTTGGATAAAGATAAAGCGGAAATACATAACTCCCGGATCCAACCAAATGAAAATCAAGCAAACCTTGCGTAATAAATATATTATCCACCTCTTCAAGCTTACACCCCCTATTACACACCAAACCAATATTGTGCATTCTTTTTACTTCAACGTATTTTTGATCAACTTGA contains these protein-coding regions:
- a CDS encoding type ISP restriction/modification enzyme → MELLPEEVGKSFYEDIKDKNNIIELPKNIYNAKSKKIFINRSLYFTNVLPEVWEYKIGGYQVLDKYLKSHKDEMIDIEYFSKIIKTLHESLQLESEIAKCSW